The Dendropsophus ebraccatus isolate aDenEbr1 chromosome 3, aDenEbr1.pat, whole genome shotgun sequence genomic interval acaggtcttctcctggtcccgcgcggcagcatcagcttcagagcggtctgtctagcagatcagcgctcgtttacatcgttgatcgggcactgctcggcccgtggaataggacccttagtctgcaCAGGACACACaaagctaaagcccctattccacgggctgacagtgaggagcaaatgagtgctgtgAGCTGTGGCATCGCTGTGGCCTGTCCTcattctctcccccctcctcacacCAGGAAGGGAGAAGGGGGACGCAGCCACGCCGAGCTGCTTAGTGACACTGTTTGTTGCAGTCGACTAGAAACACCTCTCTATACAAGTAAcccatctaagggccctattacacaggacaactaTCGGGCCAAAAATCGTTATaccattcaaatttaaacaataattgtcctgtgtaattgcaggcagcgataGAAAAAtggtttgtgtgtcattgatcgttgatttagatctgaccctaaaatcatcattaaaggggttgtccggagataaaaaattattcacagaataacacacattacaaagttatacaactttgtaatgtatgttatgtctgtgaatggcccccttccccgtgtttccccccacccacgctagacccggaagtgtggtgcattatactcaccgcatctcgtgtcgtccacggtctccgatcgtcagcagtgacgtcttcttcgggagcttggcggatcttcccgagtgccggccaccctctgcagcgtcatccgaagctcagccacgattggctgagcataacgcggccacgtcatcagctgctcagccgcgattggctgagcacagttatgctcagccaatcgcggctgagcttcggatgacgctgcagagggcggccgacactcgggaagatccgccggcctcccgaagaagacgtcactgctgacgatcggagaccgtggtcggcacgtgacaggtaatgtatagcgcaccacacttccgggtacacgggtgggggtggtgggacacggggaacggggccattcacagacataacatacattacaaagttgtataactttgtaatgtgtgttattctgtgaataattttttatcgccggacaacccctttaattgttcactgtaattccacattcattcgctgtagttccacatttgttcgctaatcgttcagtgtatttgcacattgttcattcttttgctgggatcagatggagtaagcaatcttagtaacaatcgtaactaacgactattgttctgtgtaatgtggtgaccGATTTCAGTTTAACGAtaatcttgtttgcaattgtttattgttattcgttaatcgttaaaaaacgcTTCgtcctaataggacccttaggccacAGCAATTTTAACAGGAACTGTTAAGGACTGGATTGTATGACAAAGTGCCTATGTCAACATAAGCTGCTTTCAAGTAAAAGAGTTactgccctattacacgggacgattatcgtgcgaaaaatcgttatatcgttcgaatttaaacgataatcgtcctgtgtaattgcagacaacgatcgaaaaatcgttcatgtgtcgttgatcgttgatttagatctgaacctaaaattatcgttaatcattcactaatcgtttgctgtagttccacattcgttcgctcaagttccgcatttgttcactaatcgttcagtgtaattgcacattgtccattgttctgctggaatcagaaggaataaacgatcatattaatgatcgtaataacgatcgtatctaacgaccatcgttctgtgtaatatggtgaacgatttccggttaacgataaacaatctcgtttgcgatcgtttatcattagtcgttaattgttaaaaatcgctctgtgtcaTAGGACCCTTACTGTTGCATCACCTCCATCCTTGTTTCCCAGTTCACATATGCAACACACCAACATCAAGGATGGCTCCGCCATCACCTCAGACAGTAGTATCAGGGAGTTGTCTCCAGGGGAAATACTAAATCCATTCCACTGACCAGCATTACCACTAAAGACTCAGGTGCAGCCCCCTTCAATCCTATACAGCGAACCCCCACGAGAGGAGCAGAATCAAGGGAAGTGCCAGAAAGTAGATCGCCCACCTGTGGAAACACTCGGACCATTGCCAGTGACTGTGACAAGGCAGTGTAAGTAAAGGGGCTGTGGCACACTACAAGGCCAAGCCATCCCACAGGTCTGGACGTCACTCACAACCCCCCAGCAGCTCATCAGCAATCCCCTTGTTGGTTGAGCTAGAGTGCTATACACCGATAGAGAGGCCCTAGTCATCCAGAGCCATAGCTACTAcagcctccatcatcccctctccTCCATGCCTGGCTTGCTGCAAATACATGCCCTGACTTCCTAGGCACCCAGTGTACCTTTGTGACAAATTTGGGTTCAAACAGTTCAGATGTTTGGATGGCTATAGCTCTTACTAAGGGCTGATAAAAGAGAACAATGGCAAGTTCTATATATGTCTAGCAAGGTCTTGTCTTTTACAAAAAACCTTCCTGGACATGCAATGTACTACAAACCGTTTAGGCTTTTAAGTGTCTAGAAAGGACAAGCAGTgatagtggctgataacagagagctcCAGTTAGGAGTACTGTATGCCTTCCTGGACACCTACTGTACCTATGTTCTAGATATGGGGTTAAACGATCCATTTGTTCAGATAATAAGGACAGActgtgataatggctgataacagagaaccaaGGTTAGCGAGTGCCCTGGCACAATAACATTCCTGGGCAATGTATCTATGTGCCAACTTTGGGGTGAAACGTTTGAGGAGTTTGAATGTCTATTGAGAATAGATAGAAAGACAAACAAACAGTCATTTACTTGTATAATATAGATGGttaatacacaaaaacacagaaaaatgcaacagctcaccgcaatggcaagatacagaccccctacagacatgaaaatagttaaaagcagcccccccccccaactgctaaaaaaatctccatacaaaaaatgaggctcttggttaccatttgcaaacattgtaaaccaccccaccacgataaggtggcttcatatcgggggggggggaccctacactgtactttagcctctccatggcgtgtaatacgcctatgctctggacaTGCAAGATTCATCTTATACCggccacccaggtggtgtaattacttttgccggtatagaatggatcctgcatgcccagagcataggcttattacatgccatggagaggccaatgTACAGTATGGTGTAGGTCCATccagagcatgaggccaccttattgtggtggggtagtttacactgtttgcaaatggcaaccaagagcctcattatttttgtggagattttttttttagcagttgtggaggggggggggggctgcttttaactatttccatgtCTGCAGGGGGTctgcatcttgccattgcagtgagctgttgcatttttctgtataGAACGTTAACCCTCCAAAAATCAGTTTCCAGTTGcaggaatgcaaaaaaaaactttgaagagCTCTGGGCAGGCAAAGATCCTTCCGGGGTATCAGGTCCTTGTTTCATCATCCTTTACATTTTCAGGAGCTAACAGCAGTCTTTGAGGCCCTGGGGTCATCAGAGCCACCTGATCGCTGACAATACGATGTCAGTAGCACACCTGTGACATCAGGGAGGAACAAAGAAGAAGGATATGAAGATTCTGGCAGCTCAAATATTTACCTGGGCAGAGGCTTATCCCCGTCTCTATTCACAGTTCATTTATAGAGCTTCAACAATGCTCAGTCAGACTAATAGGGCCAGAAAGACTTAAAACCAGGAGAAGGGAGtctaaataaagaaatatgttgTTTAATCATAGAAAAattgggggagatgtatcaaacatggtgtaaagtgaaactgactcagttgcccctagcaaccaatcagattccacttttcacagatactttggaaaatgaaaggtggaatctgattggttgctaggggcaactgagccagtttcactttacaccatgtttcataaatctcccccactgttttTTAGAAGGAAGTACCTCTGTGCTTCATAGAACCACCACAAAGTTTACTATTTGCagtgtttaaataaaaaaaaagtgggttGGTGAGTGGGCGCTCTGGCATACAAGTAGCAGTATAAGCTGGTTTATAACTTTCCTCCCAGTCACCTTCTTTAGAGAATCCTACAGAAACTGGTTTTagaaaagatcaaaatgatcACGTTTGCTCTCCTGTACCCTACTTGGCAGTGTCGGTGCAAGGAACTACTTCATCCCATGAACGAAGCAGTGGAAGAATGAACACAagtaaacattaaaaacactgcTGTGCTAGCATAAAAGCCACGGCTCCTTTAAACTGCTgatcggtggtggtggtggggggtttgTAACCATCGGATCTAATTACTATGGTtctgtgtagggatggtccgaactctcggtaatgattcccgctgtctgcccgctctgtgcagcgggcggatccagcgggaggaccacctggaaaactgggatacagccatagccataggctgtatcccagttttccaggcggtcctcccgctgtatccaccctctccaccgagcgggcagacagcaggaatctgatgccgagcgttcgggttcatacgaacccgaacctcggagggttcggaccatccctagttctgtgtaatatggtgaacgatttcaggttaatgacaAATCTCCTTTGCGTTCGCTTATCGTTAatggttaaaaatcgctttgtctaacatAGAACCTTAATAAAAGAACATGGTCACATTAGACAAATCAATGAGCCTAGCCCATGTTCTGGACATCAGGTTTAATGTAACTTTTGAATGCAAACTTTGTAACATAACACATTCTCCTTCCTTCCCTATGGCTGTCTGCATATCCTAGACTCCAGCTCAGCCTTTATATCAGACACTATTTCTGCGATATCCTTCTCAACATTTACAGTCATGAATAGCTCAGGTGCTGCTGGAGGCTCCAGTGTGTCAAACTGGGACTGTAGTAATGCTGATGGCATGAAATGTCCTTTCCTTTTCCGCAGCCGTTCAgagatcagttccattgaacctTGCAAATGGATGAACAATGTACATGAAGAAATGTCATCTTCTTTGCGTTGCCCTTGATCCTCAGAATTAAGTGTGTTTTGACCAGTTGTCAGGGTTTTCCTGTAGGCTTTCTTCAGTGCAGAACATGCCAGTACCACATGATGACCACAGGCCTTCTCTCTACAAGAGAAAATTATGATTATCACCTGCATATGATATTATACGCTTGTATATATTTATGAGTTTggctcagtgcccccccccccccggcacaattagggtatgtccacactacagaatcaccCACGCAACTCACCCGCCGCGTATTCCACAGCTTGTCCGTGCTCATGGTTgcgtgcatctccgctggtcccataagcttcattctatggtttggccgattccgtccgcccgaagaattaaCCTGCGGGGACGAGATGCGGAATCCGCGGCAGGTGATCCGCTGGTATTacttagtgtggacataccctcaaAGTGCAAAGGTAAAAATCAAGGGGGGTGTACATAATAATAATCTATGTTCATCTAAGTGACTGTATTTCTTCATGAAAACGATGTACACGTATCTTGGCAGCTGGCTAGCACTAGTTGTCCCCAGTAAAAGTAGCAGAATAACATTCTTTATTTCCTGTTAACATGTTGCAGTCAAATGGTTGCTGTGGGAAAGTCACATACGCTAGCATAATGACATGTTATGATTCTGTTGCCCTGACCTTACTGTGACAAATAACATCTGCCTCCACCAATGAAGGAAAACACCAGACATCTTCTCTTGCTGCGGCTTTATTactctaaatgtttgtttttacaatatgtgttacaattagagatgagcgaacctggagcacgctcgagtcgatccgaacccgagcttttggcacttgattagcggtggctgctgaagttggataaagccataaggctatgtggaaaacatggatatagtcattggctgtatccatgttttccagacaaccttagagctttatccaagttcagcagccgccactaatcaaataccgaatgttcaggttcggatcgactcgaacccgaacccggttcactcatctctagttgcaatcAAATACTTTACTATTCAATTAATAGTTGTGGACTTATGCACTCCGCTGTATTACGGCTTTGTTTTGTATTGAGCCATACAGGTATAGGGCTTCTACTGTGTCTTTGTATGCTTCCAGTTTCATTTCATTTCATACTATTTCACATTTCATTTCATACTTATCTAAAAAAGATTGGCTGCTGAAGATGGTGTATGGCACAACATTGCTACCCAGTAAAGTGCAATACCCTGGAAGCCATGTGCTACAGTACAGTTATCTACAGTTCCTGTCTGTTGAGCCAGGGCTAGCTAAACCACCTGGGGTGCGACTGCCACTGATGAGGGACTAAGACCTGCCCACACTTAAAGAGTTACTCAAGTCACCTAAGCAGTCCGCAGTGAGCTTTCATCACCAGACAGTGGTTAGAGAAGTGCCGCCTAGGttacactgtccaccgatgaaatgaagcgatATTAAGGAGAGGGTTACAGTAGAGTTTTAAAGGGAGCTCCAGgtggaggttaaaaaaataaaacttctgcagaagcatatagccttacttacctgtctatcccagttttgaaactaccaaaaatccatttgtttggggatgggggggggggggttgttctgtattgtgtccttcctggttgagcagttcctagaatgcaatgctttccctcatctgatcatcacagtcccacacccatcacaatcagtaaaattagtgctgcacctccttctggccattcagagatggcgaatcactcaggggattggggga includes:
- the IDNK gene encoding probable gluconokinase isoform X1 — encoded protein: MIFVVMGVSGSGKTEVGSLLADQLGYKFYDADDYHPVENKKKMSQGIPLDDQDRYPWLCSLHELLKREKACGHHVVLACSALKKAYRKTLTTGQNTLNSEDQGQRKEDDISSCTLFIHLQGSMELISERLRKRKGHFMPSALLQSQFDTLEPPAAPELFMTVNVEKDIAEIVSDIKAELESRICRQP
- the IDNK gene encoding probable gluconokinase isoform X2; this encodes MIFVVMGVSGSGKTEVGSLLADQDRYPWLCSLHELLKREKACGHHVVLACSALKKAYRKTLTTGQNTLNSEDQGQRKEDDISSCTLFIHLQGSMELISERLRKRKGHFMPSALLQSQFDTLEPPAAPELFMTVNVEKDIAEIVSDIKAELESRICRQP
- the IDNK gene encoding probable gluconokinase isoform X3, yielding MSQGIPLDDQDRYPWLCSLHELLKREKACGHHVVLACSALKKAYRKTLTTGQNTLNSEDQGQRKEDDISSCTLFIHLQGSMELISERLRKRKGHFMPSALLQSQFDTLEPPAAPELFMTVNVEKDIAEIVSDIKAELESRICRQP